A genomic stretch from Pseudomonas sp. MUP55 includes:
- the pgaC gene encoding poly-beta-1,6-N-acetyl-D-glucosamine synthase has protein sequence MFDRILALFVLALVLGVPLGLIFLVTGQFLMDFVFFYPLFMSALWIAGGLYFWLHWERHWPWKEDTPAPTLAGEPLISIIIPCYNEGDNVADTMAAALAQVYPNIEVIAVNDGSSDNTAAVLDALALQHPRLRVLHLAQNQGKAVALRMGAVAARSEYLVCIDGDALLDKNAAAYMVAPMLDNPRLGAVTGNPRVRTRSTLIGRVQVGEFSSIIGLIKRTQRVFGRIFTVSGVVVAFRKKALDRIDYWSTDMITEDIDVSWKLQLDHWAIFYEPRALCWILMPETVGGLWKQRLRWAQGGAEVLFKNIRGIWQWRHRYLWPLLFEYCLSTGWAFTFLLSVVFWGLGKFVVLPQAITVDSLVPPAFTGLVLAMVCLLQFAVSILIDRRYEKDLWKTLFWTVWYPMVFWLVSLFTTLVSFPKVLFNQHQKRARWVSPDRGIKPAQEEA, from the coding sequence ATGTTCGACAGAATCCTGGCTTTATTCGTGTTGGCGTTGGTACTGGGCGTGCCCCTGGGCCTGATCTTCCTGGTTACCGGGCAGTTCCTGATGGACTTCGTGTTCTTCTACCCGTTGTTCATGTCCGCGCTGTGGATCGCCGGCGGCCTGTACTTCTGGCTGCACTGGGAACGCCACTGGCCGTGGAAGGAAGACACCCCGGCGCCGACCCTGGCCGGCGAGCCGCTGATCTCGATCATCATCCCTTGCTACAACGAGGGGGATAACGTCGCCGACACCATGGCGGCCGCTTTGGCCCAGGTGTATCCGAACATCGAAGTGATCGCGGTCAACGACGGCTCCAGCGACAACACCGCCGCCGTACTCGACGCGCTGGCGCTGCAACACCCACGCCTGCGCGTGCTGCACCTGGCGCAGAACCAGGGCAAGGCCGTGGCCCTGCGCATGGGGGCGGTGGCCGCGCGCAGCGAATACCTGGTGTGCATCGATGGCGATGCGTTGCTCGACAAGAACGCGGCGGCCTACATGGTCGCGCCGATGCTCGACAACCCGCGCCTGGGCGCCGTGACCGGCAACCCGCGCGTGCGCACACGCTCCACCCTGATCGGCCGGGTGCAGGTCGGCGAGTTCTCCTCGATCATCGGCCTGATCAAACGCACCCAGCGCGTGTTCGGGCGGATCTTCACCGTGTCGGGCGTGGTGGTGGCGTTCCGTAAAAAGGCGCTGGACCGCATCGATTACTGGAGCACCGACATGATCACCGAGGACATCGATGTCAGTTGGAAGCTGCAGCTCGACCACTGGGCGATCTTCTACGAGCCGCGCGCGCTGTGCTGGATCCTCATGCCTGAAACCGTCGGTGGCCTGTGGAAACAGCGCCTGCGCTGGGCCCAGGGCGGCGCGGAAGTGCTGTTCAAGAATATCCGCGGCATCTGGCAATGGCGCCATCGCTACCTGTGGCCGCTGCTGTTCGAATACTGCCTGTCCACCGGCTGGGCCTTCACCTTTCTGCTCTCGGTGGTGTTCTGGGGCCTGGGTAAATTCGTGGTGTTGCCCCAGGCGATTACCGTCGATTCCCTGGTGCCGCCGGCGTTTACCGGGCTGGTGCTGGCGATGGTGTGCCTGCTGCAGTTCGCGGTGAGCATCCTGATCGACCGCCGTTATGAAAAGGACCTGTGGAAAACCCTGTTCTGGACCGTCTGGTACCCGATGGTGTTCTGGCTGGTGAGCCTGTTCACCACGCTGGTCAGCTTTCCCAAGGTGTTGTTCAACCAGCACCAGAAACGCGCACGCTGGGTCAGCCCGGACCGTGGTATCAAACCTGCCCAAGAGGAGGCGTGA
- the pgaB gene encoding poly-beta-1,6-N-acetyl-D-glucosamine N-deacetylase PgaB, producing the protein MTVLSRCLLVLGVMLAAACAQQPAPYTPPAQRPTAPNEAPWPKNHFLGIAYHDVNDRDPDQAVVAVRTERLIEQLAWLRENGYQAVSVDQILKARSGGPELPPKAVMLSFDDGYASFYTRVMPILRAYQWPALLAPVGYWIDTPLNKPVDFAGSPRPRGEFLTWQQIREVSQSGLVEIAAHTDDNHKGILANPQGNLEPAATSLRFDPATGRYESQTQFDARMRADVAAISNKIQTVTGKKPRVWVWPYGAAKGTSLAIVSAQGYQMALTLEDGLDSLGNLMNSPRFLVASDPDGEHFANSIVAAQTPAPLRVLHVDLDNVYDPDPAQQARNLDQLVQRVVDMGAGTVFLQAFADPKGDGLVHSLYFPNRHLPVRADLFNRVSWQLHTRAHAAVYAWMPVLSFALDPKLPRVSRWDPQTGKLGADPDQYKRLSPFDPQVRKIIGELYEDLARNSAIDGVLYHDDAVLSDFEDASPAALKAYAANGLPGSIAALRADPETLQRWTRFKSRYLIDFTQELTTKVRAIAGPQVQTARNIFAEPMLNPASEAWFAQNLDDFLQAYDWTAPMAMPLMEGQSLENSNAWLEKLVATVKARPGALERTVFELQAKDWRTQAAPDIEAAQMTEWMGVLKRQGVKSFGYYPDNFLENSPDLKTVRPALSNQWNP; encoded by the coding sequence ATGACCGTCCTCAGCCGTTGCTTGTTGGTCCTGGGTGTAATGCTGGCCGCCGCCTGCGCCCAGCAACCCGCGCCCTATACCCCACCCGCACAGCGGCCAACCGCGCCGAACGAAGCGCCGTGGCCGAAAAACCATTTCCTGGGCATTGCCTACCACGACGTCAATGATCGCGACCCTGATCAGGCGGTGGTGGCGGTGCGCACCGAGCGCTTGATCGAACAACTGGCCTGGCTGCGCGAGAACGGCTACCAGGCGGTCAGCGTCGACCAGATCCTGAAGGCGCGCAGCGGCGGCCCGGAGTTGCCGCCCAAGGCGGTGATGCTCAGCTTCGATGACGGTTATGCGAGCTTCTACACCCGCGTGATGCCGATCCTGCGTGCCTACCAGTGGCCGGCCCTGCTGGCGCCGGTCGGCTACTGGATCGACACGCCGCTGAACAAACCGGTGGACTTCGCCGGCTCACCGCGGCCGCGTGGAGAATTCCTCACCTGGCAGCAGATCCGCGAAGTGTCCCAATCGGGCCTGGTGGAAATCGCCGCGCACACCGACGACAACCACAAGGGCATCCTGGCCAACCCCCAGGGCAACCTGGAGCCGGCGGCGACCTCGCTGCGCTTTGATCCAGCCACTGGCCGCTATGAAAGCCAGACGCAGTTCGATGCACGGATGCGTGCCGATGTGGCGGCCATCTCCAACAAGATCCAGACCGTCACCGGCAAGAAACCACGGGTGTGGGTGTGGCCGTACGGCGCAGCCAAGGGCACTTCGCTGGCGATCGTCAGCGCGCAGGGCTACCAGATGGCCCTCACCCTGGAAGACGGCCTCGACAGCCTCGGCAACCTGATGAACAGCCCGCGCTTTCTGGTGGCCTCCGACCCGGACGGCGAGCACTTCGCCAACAGCATCGTCGCGGCGCAAACCCCGGCGCCGCTGCGCGTGTTGCACGTGGACCTGGATAACGTCTACGACCCCGACCCGGCCCAGCAAGCGCGCAACCTCGACCAACTGGTCCAGCGCGTCGTCGACATGGGCGCCGGCACGGTATTCCTGCAAGCCTTCGCCGACCCGAAAGGTGACGGCCTGGTGCATTCGCTGTACTTCCCCAACCGTCATTTGCCGGTGCGCGCCGACTTGTTCAACCGCGTCTCCTGGCAGTTGCACACCCGCGCCCATGCTGCGGTGTATGCGTGGATGCCGGTGCTCAGTTTCGCCCTCGACCCCAAGCTGCCCCGCGTAAGCCGTTGGGACCCGCAAACCGGCAAGCTGGGCGCCGACCCCGATCAGTACAAACGCCTGTCGCCGTTCGACCCGCAAGTGCGCAAGATCATCGGCGAACTCTACGAAGACCTCGCCCGCAACAGCGCCATCGACGGTGTGCTGTACCACGACGACGCCGTGCTCTCGGACTTCGAAGACGCCAGCCCCGCCGCGCTCAAGGCGTACGCCGCCAATGGCCTGCCGGGCAGCATCGCCGCCTTGCGCGCAGACCCGGAAACCCTGCAGCGCTGGACCCGCTTCAAGAGCCGCTACCTGATCGACTTCACCCAGGAGCTGACCACCAAGGTCCGCGCCATCGCCGGGCCGCAGGTGCAGACCGCGCGCAATATCTTCGCCGAACCGATGCTCAACCCGGCCAGCGAAGCCTGGTTCGCGCAGAACCTCGATGACTTCCTGCAGGCCTACGACTGGACCGCGCCGATGGCCATGCCGCTGATGGAAGGCCAGTCCCTGGAAAACTCCAACGCCTGGCTGGAAAAACTCGTCGCCACCGTCAAGGCCCGCCCCGGCGCGCTGGAGCGGACCGTGTTCGAACTGCAAGCCAAGGACTGGCGCACCCAGGCCGCCCCCGATATCGAGGCTGCGCAAATGACCGAATGGATGGGTGTGCTCAAACGCCAGGGGGTCAAGAGCTTTGGCTACTACCCGGACAACTTCCTGGAAAACTCCCCGGACTTGAAGACCGTGCGTCCGGCCCTTTCCAACCAGTGGAATCCTTGA
- the pgaD gene encoding poly-beta-1,6-N-acetyl-D-glucosamine biosynthesis protein PgaD — protein sequence MKLVRTRQNLVMWIIDVLLTLLAWGGLVWLLARGMSAMLETHGGPRLEAPIFAALNTLQTYLWIALFNAVILIAWARYQQRKGRKFAQRRAEANALSDQHLSKSFNLGEGDLEQLRRPGVLVIHNDEEGGVEGVKSHVSRDVERPGLALVPGAEKDKGIG from the coding sequence ATGAAACTGGTCAGAACCCGCCAGAACCTGGTGATGTGGATCATCGATGTGCTGCTCACCCTGCTGGCCTGGGGCGGCCTGGTCTGGCTGTTGGCCCGGGGCATGAGCGCCATGCTCGAAACCCACGGTGGCCCACGCCTGGAAGCGCCGATCTTCGCCGCGCTCAACACCTTGCAGACTTACCTGTGGATCGCGCTGTTCAACGCCGTGATCCTGATCGCCTGGGCGCGCTACCAGCAACGCAAAGGGCGCAAGTTCGCCCAGCGTCGCGCCGAAGCGAATGCCCTCAGCGACCAGCACCTGAGCAAAAGCTTCAACCTCGGCGAGGGCGACCTCGAACAACTGCGCCGCCCCGGCGTGCTGGTGATCCACAATGATGAAGAGGGCGGCGTGGAAGGCGTGAAGTCCCACGTGTCCCGGGACGTCGAACGCCCCGGCCTGGCCCTGGTGCCCGGCGCTGAAAAAGACAAAGGCATTGGCTAG
- a CDS encoding YdgA family protein, producing MNKPAVVLLGFVVAVGVVSAGGAWYTGKQLEPVLQTAIQNANKELQTSMAGVDGTVSLELVSLDRGVFSSTAHYRLKGQGSVFGEQNPNPELLFVDHIEHGPLPFSRLVTLKWLPVMATSHYELEKNATTEQWFAASKDVSPLKGVANIGYSRSVNGNVELLPLEFKDDKSSVSFSGANVEFDSSAEGQKVKADGYMNSLKIAAVDANGDSFEAELAGLTVASNLAKSTFGFYTGQNTVELTDTKVTFGPQKTVLTLKGFEQKDSSETKDNNLAGRVDYKIDEIGYQGKPVGSAAMAVSMKNVDIPAMLVLTKLYQDKMQPVQAAAAAGQPAPELQLTEAEQTLAEANVNQMLAAKPQLAVENLSLKTIHGESKFNFVLDLVKPASMELPPVELGKQMISLLDANLTLSKPMIGDVAALQAQVGGVTDPKAIEQQSQMAAEMVSGVAVGTQLATLEGTDVVSKLHYANNEVTLNGQKMTVEQFISFVMSKAGAMGGGQ from the coding sequence ATGAATAAGCCAGCAGTCGTTCTTTTGGGTTTCGTTGTCGCCGTTGGCGTCGTCAGTGCAGGCGGCGCCTGGTACACCGGCAAACAGCTGGAGCCGGTTCTGCAAACCGCGATCCAGAACGCCAACAAGGAACTGCAGACCTCCATGGCCGGTGTCGACGGCACCGTGTCCCTGGAGTTGGTGTCCCTGGACCGTGGCGTGTTCAGCAGCACCGCCCACTACCGCCTCAAGGGCCAGGGCAGTGTGTTCGGTGAGCAAAACCCGAACCCCGAGCTGCTGTTCGTCGACCATATCGAACACGGCCCGCTGCCGTTCTCGCGCCTGGTCACCCTGAAGTGGCTGCCGGTCATGGCCACCAGTCACTATGAGCTGGAAAAGAACGCCACCACCGAGCAATGGTTCGCCGCCAGCAAAGACGTGTCGCCGCTCAAAGGCGTGGCCAATATCGGCTACAGCCGTTCGGTCAACGGCAATGTCGAACTGCTGCCCCTGGAGTTCAAGGACGACAAGTCTTCGGTGAGCTTCTCCGGCGCCAACGTTGAGTTCGACAGCAGCGCCGAAGGCCAGAAGGTCAAGGCTGACGGCTACATGAACAGCCTCAAGATCGCGGCCGTTGATGCCAATGGCGATTCGTTCGAAGCCGAACTGGCCGGCCTGACCGTTGCCAGCAACCTGGCCAAGTCCACGTTCGGTTTCTACACCGGCCAGAACACCGTCGAGCTGACCGACACCAAGGTCACCTTCGGTCCGCAGAAAACCGTGCTGACCCTCAAGGGCTTCGAGCAGAAAGATTCCAGCGAGACCAAGGACAACAACCTGGCCGGCCGCGTCGACTACAAGATCGACGAAATCGGTTACCAGGGTAAGCCTGTCGGCTCGGCCGCCATGGCCGTCAGCATGAAGAACGTCGATATCCCGGCGATGCTGGTGCTGACCAAGCTTTACCAGGACAAGATGCAGCCGGTGCAAGCCGCCGCCGCTGCCGGCCAACCCGCGCCGGAGCTGCAACTGACCGAAGCCGAGCAGACCCTGGCCGAAGCCAACGTCAACCAGATGCTGGCCGCCAAGCCGCAACTGGCGGTGGAAAACCTGTCGCTGAAAACCATCCACGGCGAAAGCAAGTTCAATTTCGTGCTGGACCTGGTCAAGCCGGCCTCCATGGAACTGCCGCCGGTTGAGCTGGGCAAGCAGATGATCTCGCTGCTGGACGCCAACCTCACCCTGTCCAAGCCGATGATCGGCGACGTGGCCGCGCTGCAGGCGCAGGTCGGCGGCGTGACCGACCCGAAAGCCATCGAACAGCAATCGCAGATGGCGGCCGAGATGGTCAGCGGTGTGGCGGTGGGTACTCAACTGGCAACCCTGGAAGGCACCGATGTGGTGTCCAAGCTGCACTACGCCAACAACGAAGTGACCCTCAATGGCCAGAAGATGACTGTCGAGCAGTTCATCAGCTTCGTGATGTCCAAAGCTGGCGCCATGGGCGGCGGCCAGTAA
- a CDS encoding transposase, giving the protein MFSYPAGIDVSKDSLEARVNQVDVGVNCANAEEDFPGLIGWLLLHQVGRVVLEATGGYERKVMKALQAAGLDVICINPHRAKSFSRAMGKQAKTDPIDAKSLAHYAAVLDSPSARVTSPEHDKLRALVQQREHFVQQRDDDRRRLKTASCDAVKPALQNHIDYLTMAVEAIDQLIRQSANELDSEKVARLCSVKGIGLVTATSLMAYLPELGEIGGRPIAALAGLAPYNNDSGRHKGARHISGGRFSARRSLYMACWVVIRDQPEFGTRYKALRDKGKCAKVALIACMRVLLVRLNAMLRDRTEWKERTD; this is encoded by the coding sequence ATGTTTTCCTATCCAGCAGGTATTGATGTTTCCAAGGACAGCCTTGAGGCTCGAGTTAATCAGGTTGACGTTGGGGTAAATTGCGCTAACGCCGAAGAAGATTTCCCTGGGTTGATTGGGTGGCTATTGCTTCACCAGGTTGGTCGCGTGGTATTGGAGGCTACTGGCGGTTATGAGCGCAAAGTCATGAAGGCGCTTCAGGCTGCGGGCCTTGATGTCATCTGCATCAATCCGCACCGAGCCAAGAGTTTTTCCAGGGCGATGGGCAAACAAGCCAAAACCGACCCGATAGACGCAAAGTCTCTTGCGCACTATGCAGCTGTTCTAGACTCGCCAAGCGCCCGAGTTACAAGCCCGGAGCACGATAAGCTGCGCGCGTTGGTCCAGCAGCGGGAGCATTTTGTTCAGCAAAGAGATGACGACAGACGACGCCTGAAAACAGCTTCCTGCGATGCGGTAAAGCCTGCATTACAGAACCATATCGACTATTTGACCATGGCAGTGGAGGCGATAGATCAACTGATTCGTCAAAGTGCGAACGAGTTAGATAGCGAAAAGGTGGCTCGACTGTGTTCAGTCAAAGGAATCGGGCTGGTTACTGCCACCAGTCTTATGGCTTACCTGCCTGAGCTGGGAGAGATTGGAGGACGCCCTATCGCGGCACTAGCGGGCCTCGCTCCGTACAACAACGACAGCGGAAGGCATAAAGGTGCACGCCATATTAGTGGCGGAAGGTTTTCAGCCCGTCGCTCACTTTACATGGCCTGTTGGGTGGTTATCCGTGACCAGCCAGAATTCGGGACTCGATATAAGGCGCTACGTGATAAAGGGAAATGCGCCAAAGTCGCGTTGATCGCCTGTATGCGCGTTTTGTTGGTACGTCTGAACGCGATGCTGCGTGACCGCACTGAATGGAAAGAGCGCACCGATTAG
- the pgaA gene encoding poly-beta-1,6 N-acetyl-D-glucosamine export porin PgaA — translation MLPIHSLSASGRLRLLIAAALCSQLLMPGYAMADPAYDALIIQARNGHFTPALTQLRQLSAERQTPGQVSDHLVIAGWAGQDAEVLQVYEAQGKHRNLTSQALATVARTYRNQKQWAQAEAVYRQALLREPNNIDLQLGLALTQADGGKASEAVQRLRALVAAQPNDPNRRMALGYALSRAGLNYDALFEFDQAFIRAGDKPDVAREYIVALQKARLPEAALRLSAKRPGLVDAVTQRRLEGDLAAERVRIAEFATRTEKERYVVADRAINDYDRLIARWTPDASAHDDVVRWRIDRLGALKARARTAQVIRESQTLSSEGVQLPTYAVRWVAASYLDQRQPEKAEPLYRQVLNAPDADASYRVDDSTALFYALLESDKVKDARQVADTLAKEQKPRVELKGLPIGNPNDNWMDAQQLSAQAGTFGGDLPGSEASLEALVAKAPGNVGLRLAQADMYRARDWPRRAEGTLKETEAQAPRDIGLEVSQAYTAMDLQEWRQMDALTDDVVARNPDNRQVQRLSRLRDVHDMAELRVEAYTGKSYGGGNNNDAGAVAGSRDWGIESVIYTPPIDEDWRLFAGAGYATADFSEGTGQHRWQRVGVERRTRDMTLEAEVSNHSYGDGSKQGASVSIARDINDHWQYGGSLGYLLSTTPLRALNDGVTANGGSGFIRWRANESREWKLTLSPSHFSDGNDRFEALLSGREGLYSSPHVQVDLGLEIGASRNSKEDTAYFNPKSDFTVLPVININHVLYHRYETQWSQQFQIGAGTYSQRDYSTGGIGLIGYGQRFRWNDVLEMGANLSLISRPYDGDRERDLRLLVDLTYRF, via the coding sequence ATGTTGCCAATCCATTCTCTCAGCGCTTCAGGCCGGTTGCGGTTGCTCATTGCAGCAGCCCTGTGCAGCCAATTGCTCATGCCTGGCTATGCCATGGCAGACCCCGCCTATGACGCCCTGATCATCCAGGCCCGCAACGGTCACTTCACGCCGGCCCTGACGCAACTGCGCCAACTCTCCGCCGAACGCCAAACCCCAGGGCAGGTCAGCGATCACCTGGTGATTGCCGGTTGGGCCGGGCAGGACGCCGAAGTGCTGCAGGTGTACGAAGCCCAGGGCAAACATCGCAACCTCACCAGCCAGGCGCTGGCCACGGTGGCGCGCACCTATCGCAACCAAAAGCAGTGGGCCCAGGCCGAGGCGGTCTATCGCCAGGCGCTGTTGCGTGAACCGAACAATATCGACCTGCAACTGGGCCTGGCACTCACCCAGGCCGATGGCGGCAAAGCCAGCGAGGCGGTGCAGCGCTTGCGCGCGCTGGTGGCGGCGCAACCGAACGATCCTAACCGTCGCATGGCCCTGGGCTATGCGCTGAGCCGCGCCGGCTTGAACTACGACGCGCTGTTCGAATTCGACCAGGCGTTTATCCGCGCCGGCGACAAGCCCGACGTGGCGCGTGAATACATCGTCGCCCTGCAAAAGGCCCGCTTGCCGGAAGCCGCGCTGCGCTTGTCGGCCAAGCGCCCGGGCCTGGTGGACGCGGTGACCCAGCGGCGCCTGGAAGGTGACCTGGCCGCCGAGCGCGTGCGCATCGCCGAGTTCGCCACGCGCACGGAAAAAGAACGCTACGTGGTGGCCGACCGCGCCATCAACGACTACGACCGACTGATCGCCCGCTGGACCCCGGACGCCAGCGCCCATGACGACGTGGTGCGCTGGCGCATCGACCGCCTGGGGGCGCTCAAGGCACGGGCACGCACCGCGCAGGTGATTCGCGAGTCCCAGACCCTCAGCAGCGAAGGCGTGCAGTTGCCCACTTACGCGGTGCGTTGGGTCGCCGCGTCGTACCTCGACCAGCGCCAGCCGGAAAAAGCCGAACCGCTGTATCGCCAGGTGTTGAACGCCCCGGATGCCGACGCCAGTTACCGCGTCGACGACAGCACTGCGTTGTTCTATGCGTTGCTTGAAAGCGACAAGGTCAAGGACGCCCGGCAGGTCGCCGACACCCTGGCCAAAGAGCAGAAACCCCGCGTCGAACTCAAGGGCTTGCCGATCGGCAACCCCAATGACAACTGGATGGACGCGCAACAGCTGTCCGCCCAGGCCGGCACCTTCGGCGGCGACCTGCCGGGCAGCGAAGCCAGCCTCGAAGCCCTGGTGGCCAAAGCGCCGGGCAACGTCGGCCTGCGCCTGGCCCAGGCCGACATGTACCGCGCCCGCGACTGGCCGCGCCGCGCCGAAGGCACCCTCAAGGAAACCGAAGCCCAGGCCCCGCGCGACATCGGCCTGGAAGTTTCCCAGGCCTACACCGCCATGGACCTGCAGGAGTGGCGCCAGATGGACGCCCTCACCGACGATGTGGTGGCGCGCAACCCGGACAACCGCCAGGTGCAACGCCTGAGCCGCCTGCGCGATGTGCACGACATGGCCGAACTGCGCGTGGAGGCCTACACCGGCAAAAGCTACGGCGGCGGCAATAACAACGACGCCGGTGCCGTGGCCGGTAGCCGTGACTGGGGCATCGAAAGCGTGATCTACACGCCGCCCATCGACGAAGACTGGCGCCTGTTCGCCGGTGCCGGCTACGCCACCGCCGACTTCAGCGAAGGCACCGGTCAGCACCGTTGGCAGCGCGTCGGCGTGGAGCGGCGCACCCGCGACATGACCCTCGAGGCTGAAGTGTCCAACCATTCCTACGGCGACGGTTCCAAGCAAGGCGCGAGCGTGTCGATTGCCCGCGACATCAACGACCACTGGCAGTACGGAGGCAGCCTCGGCTACCTGCTCAGCACCACACCATTGCGCGCCTTGAACGACGGCGTGACGGCCAACGGCGGCAGTGGTTTTATCCGCTGGCGCGCCAATGAAAGCCGCGAATGGAAACTGACCCTCAGCCCGTCGCACTTCAGCGACGGCAACGACCGCTTCGAAGCGCTGCTCAGCGGCCGCGAGGGCCTTTACAGCTCGCCCCATGTGCAAGTCGACCTCGGCCTTGAAATCGGCGCCAGCCGCAACAGCAAGGAAGACACCGCCTACTTCAACCCGAAGTCGGACTTCACGGTGTTGCCGGTGATCAACATCAATCACGTGCTCTATCACCGCTACGAGACCCAGTGGAGCCAACAGTTCCAGATCGGCGCGGGTACCTACAGCCAGCGTGACTACTCCACCGGCGGCATCGGCCTTATCGGTTACGGCCAACGCTTTCGCTGGAACGACGTACTGGAAATGGGCGCCAACCTCAGCCTGATCAGCCGACCTTATGACGGTGATCGCGAACGCGATCTGCGCCTGCTCGTCGACCTCACTTACCGTTTCTAG
- a CDS encoding NADH:ubiquinone oxidoreductase subunit N, whose product MKNPYAPAFWCVLFALVLLSAAYFYGVMLAHQLDKAMVFLDSACLVIGTLSIGVVAWASYQNHRVKRKLLEQGKTRVAIWDTKVALRRVETVFDRYFWGSYWQPGRTFQEVMGDLTGTPLEKSLEVLKKQCVVLDRQVAEGRHWLDNARELSDVATQMARERYQLDFCDPKADTPGNAVIHREFEVLVYTWTARLKSFDHQLDEIELEYS is encoded by the coding sequence ATGAAAAACCCTTATGCTCCCGCTTTCTGGTGCGTGCTCTTCGCACTGGTGCTGTTATCGGCCGCGTATTTCTACGGGGTCATGCTCGCCCACCAACTCGACAAGGCCATGGTGTTTCTCGACAGCGCCTGCCTGGTCATCGGCACCTTGTCCATCGGCGTGGTGGCCTGGGCGTCCTACCAAAACCACCGCGTGAAGCGCAAATTGCTGGAGCAGGGCAAGACCCGCGTCGCGATCTGGGACACCAAGGTTGCCCTGCGCCGTGTCGAAACCGTGTTCGACCGCTATTTCTGGGGCAGCTACTGGCAACCCGGTCGCACCTTCCAGGAAGTGATGGGCGACCTCACCGGCACGCCCCTGGAAAAAAGCCTCGAAGTGCTGAAAAAGCAGTGCGTGGTGCTCGACCGGCAGGTGGCGGAGGGCAGGCATTGGCTTGATAACGCGCGGGAATTGTCCGATGTCGCCACGCAAATGGCCCGTGAGCGCTACCAGCTGGACTTCTGCGACCCCAAGGCCGATACCCCCGGCAATGCCGTGATACACCGCGAGTTTGAGGTGTTGGTCTACACCTGGACGGCGCGTCTGAAGAGTTTCGATCACCAGTTGGATGAAATCGAACTGGAGTACTCCTGA